The genomic interval CTCCAATTTCTCGTTATAGATCTCATAATCAAATTCTATCTTGACTGAGCTTTGACTTTTCAAAATTGTTTTAACAGTTAACAAATCATCGTACCTAGCAGGCTTTTTATAATTCATGCTCAATGAAACTACAGGAAGCATTACTCCGTTCTCTTCCATCCATTTATAAGAAACCCCCATGTTTCTTAACCATTCCACGCGTCCCATCTCAAAATACTGTGCATAATTTCCATGATACACCACACCCATTTGGTCGGTTTCAGAATACCTTACTCTTACCTTAATCTCATATTCTTTCAT from Flavobacterium ovatum carries:
- a CDS encoding thioesterase family protein: MKEYEIKVRVRYSETDQMGVVYHGNYAQYFEMGRVEWLRNMGVSYKWMEENGVMLPVVSLSMNYKKPARYDDLLTVKTILKSQSSVKIEFDYEIYNEKLELLTIANSILVFVDMKTGRPRTPPDYVKERLLAI